The Malus domestica chromosome 06, GDT2T_hap1 genome has a segment encoding these proteins:
- the LOC114825480 gene encoding flavonol 4'-sulfotransferase-like codes for MLLQDHFKAGASSTSNIFLASFPKSGTTWHRALIFATINRTLHDVASPHHPLLTTGPHDCFPYLQLDAYLYNNNMHEHRDHDHHSRSLMSHDDRDHDGDGFWKASLEFPEKILFLKYEDLKKEPDVQVKRLAEFLGQPFSLEEESQGVVQQIIKLCGFENLSGLEERSSGDWKNFFTEDMAKRMDQITDDKLNGSVLTFYTDA; via the exons ATGCTGCTTCAAGATCATTTCAAAGCTGGTGCAAGTAGTACGTCCAATATATTCTTGGCTTCGTTTCCCAAATCAGGTACAACATGGCATAGAGCACTCATTTTTGCTACCATCAATAGAACCCTGCATGATGTTGCCTCTCCTCATCACCCTTTGCTCACCACGGGGCCCCACGACTGTTTTCCGTACTTACAGTTGGATGCATatctatataataataatatgcaTGAACATCGTGATCATGATCATCACAGCCGTTCATTGATGTCGCATGATGATCGTGATCATGATGGTGATG GTTTCTGGAAAGCAAGCCTGGAATTTCCAGAGAAAATATTGTTCTTAAAATATGAGGATCTGAAAAAAGAGCCGGATGTGCAAGTGAAGAGATTGGCTGAGTTCTTGGGCCAACCTTTTTCCTTGGAGGAAGAGAGCCAAGGGGTGGTGCAGCAGATCATCAAGCTCTGTGGTTTCGAGAATTTGAGCGGTCTGGAG GAAAGGTCAAGTGGGGACTGGAAGAACTTTTTCACTGAAGACATGGCAAAACGTATGGATCAAATCACAGATGACAAGTTGAACGGTTCCGTATTGACATTTTATACAGATGCCTAG